In Lentibacillus amyloliquefaciens, one DNA window encodes the following:
- a CDS encoding YunC family protein, with protein sequence MLTVNPLEVEGMHFTAVTVELPKTNLLVISNEVGYIMCGALDVDLLSEDLADRKIIAGRAKGVKTIEQLLHAPLEKITDASKGYGWQAGMTGKDALLKIA encoded by the coding sequence ATGTTGACGGTAAATCCATTGGAAGTCGAGGGAATGCATTTCACCGCTGTAACGGTTGAACTGCCTAAAACAAACCTGCTGGTCATCTCCAATGAAGTTGGCTATATTATGTGCGGGGCGCTGGATGTCGACCTTTTAAGTGAAGATCTGGCTGACAGAAAAATCATAGCAGGGCGCGCCAAAGGAGTCAAAACAATCGAACAGCTTCTCCATGCACCGCTGGAGAAGATAACTGATGCTTCGAAAGGATATGGATGGCAAGCAGGTATGACCGGGAAAGATGCTCTCCTCAAAATTGCATAA
- the yunB gene encoding sporulation protein YunB, whose translation MLKKRYAFRKRKISKSPPPLRNVTIITLIIFILFVFGSIQIIDKGLTPTLMDIAERRTDEFATRGINTAVRFAENYNYDELLNITYDNEGNVATYNWNSAVVSEINRVATDRVEEYFRYMNTGEPPDYENSLFEPEEFENTTENLPQQDPTVVEIPIGQATGNSILANLGPRIPVNFEIVGNVRTNIVRDDEPLGLNGAWVSLYVQVEADVQIVIPFMTDVTTVATEIYVDGGALMGDVPDFYGEGGGDGGPSIAVPEDSIRNEEEE comes from the coding sequence ATGCTTAAGAAACGCTACGCATTCCGAAAACGAAAAATATCCAAATCACCGCCTCCACTTAGAAATGTAACTATCATAACACTGATTATATTTATCCTGTTTGTTTTTGGCAGCATCCAAATAATCGATAAAGGCCTTACACCGACTTTAATGGATATTGCAGAAAGAAGAACTGATGAATTTGCGACGCGAGGTATTAATACCGCAGTCAGATTTGCAGAAAACTACAATTATGATGAATTGCTGAATATTACATATGATAATGAAGGAAATGTGGCAACTTACAACTGGAATTCCGCTGTTGTCAGTGAAATTAATCGAGTCGCTACAGACCGTGTTGAAGAGTATTTCAGATATATGAACACCGGAGAGCCGCCTGATTATGAAAATTCACTGTTTGAACCTGAAGAATTTGAGAATACCACCGAGAACCTTCCGCAACAAGATCCGACTGTGGTTGAAATACCAATCGGTCAGGCAACCGGCAACTCAATCCTTGCTAATCTCGGACCAAGAATACCTGTTAACTTTGAAATCGTCGGAAATGTCCGCACCAATATTGTCAGAGATGACGAACCACTTGGCTTAAACGGGGCATGGGTGTCGTTATATGTGCAAGTCGAAGCCGATGTCCAAATTGTTATCCCGTTTATGACGGACGTCACAACCGTTGCGACTGAGATTTACGTTGATGGCGGTGCGCTTATGGGGGATGTCCCAGATTTTTATGGTGAAGGTGGTGGTGACGGTGGTCCATCTATTGCTGTCCCGGAGGATTCGATTAGAAATGAAGAAGAGGAATGA
- a CDS encoding sodium-dependent transporter, with translation MENRSQWGTRAGFILAAAGSAIGLGNIWRFPTTAFENGGGAFMVPYLIALLTAGIPILIMEFTMGHKYRGSAPLTYKKMNKNTEWIGWWAVLVAFVISTYYSVIIAWAISYSIFSFNLNWGSDTEGFLFGNYLETAAPGEFGGFVPGVLIPLIIVWIVVLGILYRGVKKGIEMANRIFIPLLAIVFLIIVIRAVTLPGAFEGLNTFFTPDFGALSDPDVWVAAYGQIFFTMSIAFAIMITYASYLPKKSDITNNAFIVGFGNSSFELLSGIGVFSVLGFMAVNQGVAVDEVVAGGVGLAFVVFPQIINQLPALNELFGVLFFASLVLAGLSSLISIIETYVAGLSDKFKISREKAVLFGGGFAALVSLVFATRGGLNFLDAADYFINQFGVAALGLIEVIVIAWFVRKLSDFKSHANEISDMRLGSWWTASLMVITPVVLGYNMIILLRQNLMQQFETDTGNYGNYPDSFILYGGWFVAGGALLIGIIMTFIKWKGSDNKKDNQNNGEAK, from the coding sequence ATGGAAAATCGTTCTCAATGGGGGACCAGAGCGGGTTTTATTTTAGCTGCAGCAGGTTCCGCGATTGGTCTGGGCAACATTTGGCGTTTTCCGACGACAGCGTTTGAAAATGGCGGGGGAGCGTTCATGGTTCCATACCTGATTGCTTTGTTGACAGCTGGGATTCCGATTTTGATTATGGAATTTACCATGGGTCATAAGTATCGTGGCTCTGCACCGCTGACTTACAAAAAAATGAATAAGAATACGGAGTGGATCGGTTGGTGGGCTGTCCTGGTCGCCTTTGTCATTTCAACATACTACTCTGTGATTATTGCATGGGCAATATCTTATTCAATCTTTTCTTTTAACTTAAATTGGGGCTCGGATACAGAGGGATTTTTGTTTGGAAATTATCTGGAAACTGCAGCTCCCGGTGAATTTGGCGGTTTTGTTCCCGGTGTACTTATACCATTAATTATTGTATGGATAGTGGTTTTGGGTATCCTTTACAGAGGTGTTAAAAAAGGCATTGAAATGGCGAACCGGATTTTTATTCCTTTACTGGCAATCGTTTTTCTTATTATTGTTATCCGGGCCGTTACGTTGCCTGGAGCATTTGAAGGCTTGAATACATTTTTTACACCTGATTTTGGAGCACTCTCCGACCCGGATGTTTGGGTCGCCGCTTATGGACAAATATTCTTCACGATGTCAATTGCATTTGCCATTATGATTACTTATGCGAGTTACCTGCCAAAGAAATCGGATATTACCAACAACGCATTTATAGTCGGGTTCGGTAATTCCAGTTTCGAATTGTTATCCGGTATAGGAGTCTTCTCGGTACTCGGTTTCATGGCAGTGAATCAGGGTGTTGCAGTTGATGAAGTGGTTGCCGGCGGTGTTGGGCTGGCGTTTGTCGTATTCCCGCAAATCATTAATCAACTGCCCGCTCTCAATGAATTATTCGGCGTTTTGTTTTTTGCATCGCTCGTTTTAGCAGGGTTATCATCTTTGATTTCGATTATTGAAACGTATGTAGCCGGTTTATCTGATAAGTTTAAAATTTCCCGGGAAAAAGCTGTATTGTTTGGCGGCGGTTTTGCGGCGTTGGTATCACTTGTGTTCGCAACACGGGGCGGACTGAACTTCCTGGATGCGGCAGACTATTTCATTAATCAGTTTGGTGTCGCAGCGCTTGGATTGATTGAAGTGATTGTGATTGCTTGGTTTGTGCGCAAACTGAGCGACTTTAAGTCCCACGCCAATGAGATATCTGATATGAGACTTGGCTCCTGGTGGACTGCCAGTCTGATGGTAATTACACCGGTTGTTCTCGGTTATAACATGATTATTTTACTCAGGCAGAATCTTATGCAGCAATTCGAAACGGATACGGGTAACTATGGGAACTATCCGGATTCATTTATTCTCTACGGCGGCTGGTTCGTTGCCGGAGGAGCATTGTTAATTGGTATTATCATGACGTTCATTAAATGGAAAGGGTCAGATAATAAAAAAGATAATCAAAATAATGGGGAGGCGAAGTAA
- a CDS encoding methionine/alanine import family NSS transporter small subunit: MTGGAITFMIISMLIIWGGLAASITNAVKKGADRR, encoded by the coding sequence ATGACCGGAGGAGCTATTACATTTATGATCATCTCCATGCTGATTATATGGGGAGGACTCGCAGCAAGCATTACGAATGCCGTGAAAAAAGGAGCAGATAGGAGATAG